The following proteins come from a genomic window of Vallitaleaceae bacterium 9-2:
- the metA gene encoding homoserine O-succinyltransferase, protein MPIKIPNDLPAKQILQDENIFIMDDKRAMHQDIRPLHIAILNLMPLKEQTETQLLRMLSNSPLQIEVTLLMPKTHQSKNTPIEHLRSFYTTFDHIKNKKFDGMIITGAPVENLPFEEVTYWEELTEIMEWTKKHVTSTFHICWGAQAGLYYHYGIHKIPLKNKLHGVFKHSVSDPYCPLVRGFDHEFMVPHSRHTTVSVDDVLEHDQIRLISTSKEAGLYIAVSKDEKQIFVTGHSEYDSDTLKQEYERDQSKGMNPHPPHRYFPDDDVSKEPESTWKSHAHLLYSNWLNYYVYQMTPYLMEEIGGE, encoded by the coding sequence ATGCCCATTAAGATACCCAATGATTTGCCGGCAAAACAGATTTTACAAGATGAGAATATCTTCATCATGGATGACAAGCGTGCAATGCATCAGGATATACGTCCTTTGCATATTGCCATCCTCAATCTGATGCCTCTAAAAGAGCAGACAGAGACCCAGCTATTACGAATGTTGAGTAATTCACCCCTGCAAATTGAGGTAACCTTGTTGATGCCAAAAACACATCAATCCAAAAATACCCCGATTGAACATCTGCGTTCGTTCTACACAACTTTTGATCACATAAAGAATAAAAAGTTTGATGGAATGATTATAACAGGAGCACCAGTGGAGAACTTGCCTTTTGAAGAGGTAACCTATTGGGAAGAGCTAACAGAAATCATGGAATGGACCAAGAAGCACGTAACCTCCACCTTCCATATCTGCTGGGGAGCGCAGGCAGGACTCTATTATCACTACGGTATTCATAAGATACCTCTAAAAAATAAGCTCCATGGTGTGTTCAAACATTCTGTCAGTGATCCATACTGTCCGTTGGTACGTGGGTTTGACCATGAATTTATGGTGCCACACTCGAGACATACGACGGTATCGGTAGATGATGTGCTAGAACATGATCAGATTCGCTTGATTTCAACATCAAAAGAAGCCGGACTATACATTGCTGTATCTAAAGACGAGAAGCAGATTTTTGTGACAGGTCATTCAGAATATGATTCAGATACCCTTAAGCAAGAATATGAACGGGATCAATCCAAGGGGATGAATCCGCATCCTCCGCACAGGTATTTTCCTGATGATGATGTATCCAAAGAACCGGAATCTACCTGGAAGTCCCATGCGCACCTTCTATACTCAAACTGGCTAAACTATTACGTCTACCAGATGACACCATACTTAATGGAAGAAATCGGTGGAGAATAA